A DNA window from Alligator mississippiensis isolate rAllMis1 chromosome 11, rAllMis1, whole genome shotgun sequence contains the following coding sequences:
- the LOC102567700 gene encoding zinc finger protein 436 isoform X1: protein MAAADSAQGPVTFREVALYFTDPSQRALYREAMQENYESGSLPGTGSPVPQPEAVSQLKSEENPWVQDLQGCEVREIPSSACTADKGTASKNEDEGPEHAEPDKLLLGSSKGDISQCLDEDQACESPRGENQACLRESFLTSRTEALTHKSLRPRERPSPCQDCGKSFQQRVNLLAHQRSHTGKRAHPCPDCGRRFGAFSNLLRHQRAHVGEKPYQCPDCGKGFGHSSALVTHRRIHTGEKPYRCPDCGKRFNVVSNLVRHQRSHTGEKPYTCPDCGRRCSQRSHLVTHRRLHTGERPYACRDCGKSFNVSSDLIKHRRTHTGERPYACGDCGRRFSGSSNLITHQRLHTGERPYVCPDCGKGFTISSKLIAHQRTHTGERPYACTDCGRGFSDRPHLVRHQSTARREKRYTCSDCGKGFTTSSYLLTHQRSHTGETPFICGDCGKSFAVVSNLVRHRRVHTGEKPFRCGECGRQYSQRAHLTTHQRVHTGERPYVCLDCGKGFNVNSSLTKHRRVHTGEKPYVCPDCGKRFSQSSNVITHRRLHHGEDTQHALDQTRQQD, encoded by the exons atggctgcagcagattCAGCTCAG GGTCCAGTGACCTTCAGGGAGGTGGCCCTGTATTTCACTGATCCCAGTCAGAGAGCCCTCTACAGGGAAGCCATGCAAGAGAACTATGAGAGCGGCTCCCTTCCGG GAACAGGCTCTCCGGTTCCCCAGCCAGAGGCAGTCTCCCAGCTGAAATCAGAAGAAAACCCATGGGTCCAGGACCTCCAGGGCTGtgaggtgagggagatccccagcagtgcctgcacag CAGATAAGGGGACAGCGAGCAAGAATGAAGATGAGGGCCCTGAGCATGCAGAGCCAGACAAGCTGTTGTTGGGAAGCTCCAAAGGAGACATTTCCCAGTGTCTTGATGAGGATCAGGCTTGCGAGAGCCCTCGGGGGGAAAACCAGGCCTGCCTAAGGGAGTCTTTCTTGACGTCTCGCACTGAGGCCCTAACCCACAAGAGCCTGCGCCCCCGGGagaggcccagcccctgccaggactGTGGGAAGAGTTTCCAGCAGCGGGTCAACCTCTTGGCCCACCAGCGCAGCCACACGGGCAAGAGGGCTCACCCATGCCCAGATTGCGGGCGACGCTTTGGGGCCTTCTCCAATCTCCTGCGGCACCAACGGGCACATGTGGGCGAGAAGCCCTACCAGTGCCCTGACTGCGGGAAGGGCTTTGGGCACAGCTCAGCCCTGGTGACCCAccggcgcatccacacaggggagaagccataccgCTGCCCTGACTGCGGCAAGCGCTTCAACGTGGTCTCCAATCTGGTCCGCCACCAGCGAagccacacaggggagaagccctaCACGTGCCCTGACTGTGGGCGGCGCTGCAGCCAGCGTTCCCACCTTGTCACCCACCGGCGGCTGCACACAGGTGAGCGCCCCTATGCCTGCCGGGACTGCGGCAAGAGCTTCAATGTCAGTTCTGACCTCATCAAGCACCGGCGCACCCACACTGGGGAGCGCCCCTATGCATGTGGGGACTGCGGCCGGCGCTTTAGCGGCAGCTCCAACCTCATCACTCACCAGCGCCTGCACACGGGCGAGCGCCCCTATGTGTGCCCCGACTGTGGCAAGGGCTTCACCATCAGCTCCAAGCTCATTGCCCACCAGCGCACCCACACTGGAGAGCGCCCCTACGCATGCACAGACTGCGGCCGGGGCTTCAGCGACCGGCCCCACCTGGTGCGGCACCAGAGCACCGCCCGCCGGGAGAAGCGCTACACATGCTCAGACTGCGGGAAGGGCTTCACCACCAGCTCCTACCTGCTCACCCACCAGCGCAGTCACACGGGTGAGACGCCCTTCATTTGTggggactgtgggaagagcttcgccgTGGTCTCTAACCTGGTGCGACACCGGCGAgtccacacgggggagaaaccCTTCCGGTGTGGGGAATGTGGGCGGCAGTACAGCCAGCGGGCTCACCTTACCACCCACCAGCGCGTCCATACTGGCGAGCGCCCCTACGTCTGCCTGGACTGCGGGAAGGGCTTCAATGTCAACTCCTCCCTCACCAAGCACCGGCGTGTCCACACCGGAGAGAAGCCTTATGTCTGCCCAGACTGTGGCAAGCGCTTCAGCCAGAGCTCCAATGTCATCACCCACCGCCGCCTGCACCATGGGGAGGACACCCAGCATGCCCTGGACCAGACCCGGCAGCAGGATTGA
- the LOC102567700 gene encoding zinc finger protein 436 isoform X2 — protein sequence MAAADSAQGPVTFREVALYFTDPSQRALYREAMQENYESGSLPGTGSPVPQPEAVSQLKSEENPWVQDLQGCEVREIPSSACTDKGTASKNEDEGPEHAEPDKLLLGSSKGDISQCLDEDQACESPRGENQACLRESFLTSRTEALTHKSLRPRERPSPCQDCGKSFQQRVNLLAHQRSHTGKRAHPCPDCGRRFGAFSNLLRHQRAHVGEKPYQCPDCGKGFGHSSALVTHRRIHTGEKPYRCPDCGKRFNVVSNLVRHQRSHTGEKPYTCPDCGRRCSQRSHLVTHRRLHTGERPYACRDCGKSFNVSSDLIKHRRTHTGERPYACGDCGRRFSGSSNLITHQRLHTGERPYVCPDCGKGFTISSKLIAHQRTHTGERPYACTDCGRGFSDRPHLVRHQSTARREKRYTCSDCGKGFTTSSYLLTHQRSHTGETPFICGDCGKSFAVVSNLVRHRRVHTGEKPFRCGECGRQYSQRAHLTTHQRVHTGERPYVCLDCGKGFNVNSSLTKHRRVHTGEKPYVCPDCGKRFSQSSNVITHRRLHHGEDTQHALDQTRQQD from the exons atggctgcagcagattCAGCTCAG GGTCCAGTGACCTTCAGGGAGGTGGCCCTGTATTTCACTGATCCCAGTCAGAGAGCCCTCTACAGGGAAGCCATGCAAGAGAACTATGAGAGCGGCTCCCTTCCGG GAACAGGCTCTCCGGTTCCCCAGCCAGAGGCAGTCTCCCAGCTGAAATCAGAAGAAAACCCATGGGTCCAGGACCTCCAGGGCTGtgaggtgagggagatccccagcagtgcctgcacag ATAAGGGGACAGCGAGCAAGAATGAAGATGAGGGCCCTGAGCATGCAGAGCCAGACAAGCTGTTGTTGGGAAGCTCCAAAGGAGACATTTCCCAGTGTCTTGATGAGGATCAGGCTTGCGAGAGCCCTCGGGGGGAAAACCAGGCCTGCCTAAGGGAGTCTTTCTTGACGTCTCGCACTGAGGCCCTAACCCACAAGAGCCTGCGCCCCCGGGagaggcccagcccctgccaggactGTGGGAAGAGTTTCCAGCAGCGGGTCAACCTCTTGGCCCACCAGCGCAGCCACACGGGCAAGAGGGCTCACCCATGCCCAGATTGCGGGCGACGCTTTGGGGCCTTCTCCAATCTCCTGCGGCACCAACGGGCACATGTGGGCGAGAAGCCCTACCAGTGCCCTGACTGCGGGAAGGGCTTTGGGCACAGCTCAGCCCTGGTGACCCAccggcgcatccacacaggggagaagccataccgCTGCCCTGACTGCGGCAAGCGCTTCAACGTGGTCTCCAATCTGGTCCGCCACCAGCGAagccacacaggggagaagccctaCACGTGCCCTGACTGTGGGCGGCGCTGCAGCCAGCGTTCCCACCTTGTCACCCACCGGCGGCTGCACACAGGTGAGCGCCCCTATGCCTGCCGGGACTGCGGCAAGAGCTTCAATGTCAGTTCTGACCTCATCAAGCACCGGCGCACCCACACTGGGGAGCGCCCCTATGCATGTGGGGACTGCGGCCGGCGCTTTAGCGGCAGCTCCAACCTCATCACTCACCAGCGCCTGCACACGGGCGAGCGCCCCTATGTGTGCCCCGACTGTGGCAAGGGCTTCACCATCAGCTCCAAGCTCATTGCCCACCAGCGCACCCACACTGGAGAGCGCCCCTACGCATGCACAGACTGCGGCCGGGGCTTCAGCGACCGGCCCCACCTGGTGCGGCACCAGAGCACCGCCCGCCGGGAGAAGCGCTACACATGCTCAGACTGCGGGAAGGGCTTCACCACCAGCTCCTACCTGCTCACCCACCAGCGCAGTCACACGGGTGAGACGCCCTTCATTTGTggggactgtgggaagagcttcgccgTGGTCTCTAACCTGGTGCGACACCGGCGAgtccacacgggggagaaaccCTTCCGGTGTGGGGAATGTGGGCGGCAGTACAGCCAGCGGGCTCACCTTACCACCCACCAGCGCGTCCATACTGGCGAGCGCCCCTACGTCTGCCTGGACTGCGGGAAGGGCTTCAATGTCAACTCCTCCCTCACCAAGCACCGGCGTGTCCACACCGGAGAGAAGCCTTATGTCTGCCCAGACTGTGGCAAGCGCTTCAGCCAGAGCTCCAATGTCATCACCCACCGCCGCCTGCACCATGGGGAGGACACCCAGCATGCCCTGGACCAGACCCGGCAGCAGGATTGA
- the LOC102567700 gene encoding zinc finger protein 436 isoform X3 gives MAAADSAQGPVTFREVALYFTDPSQRALYREAMQENYESGSLPGSPVPQPEAVSQLKSEENPWVQDLQGCEVREIPSSACTADKGTASKNEDEGPEHAEPDKLLLGSSKGDISQCLDEDQACESPRGENQACLRESFLTSRTEALTHKSLRPRERPSPCQDCGKSFQQRVNLLAHQRSHTGKRAHPCPDCGRRFGAFSNLLRHQRAHVGEKPYQCPDCGKGFGHSSALVTHRRIHTGEKPYRCPDCGKRFNVVSNLVRHQRSHTGEKPYTCPDCGRRCSQRSHLVTHRRLHTGERPYACRDCGKSFNVSSDLIKHRRTHTGERPYACGDCGRRFSGSSNLITHQRLHTGERPYVCPDCGKGFTISSKLIAHQRTHTGERPYACTDCGRGFSDRPHLVRHQSTARREKRYTCSDCGKGFTTSSYLLTHQRSHTGETPFICGDCGKSFAVVSNLVRHRRVHTGEKPFRCGECGRQYSQRAHLTTHQRVHTGERPYVCLDCGKGFNVNSSLTKHRRVHTGEKPYVCPDCGKRFSQSSNVITHRRLHHGEDTQHALDQTRQQD, from the exons atggctgcagcagattCAGCTCAG GGTCCAGTGACCTTCAGGGAGGTGGCCCTGTATTTCACTGATCCCAGTCAGAGAGCCCTCTACAGGGAAGCCATGCAAGAGAACTATGAGAGCGGCTCCCTTCCGG GCTCTCCGGTTCCCCAGCCAGAGGCAGTCTCCCAGCTGAAATCAGAAGAAAACCCATGGGTCCAGGACCTCCAGGGCTGtgaggtgagggagatccccagcagtgcctgcacag CAGATAAGGGGACAGCGAGCAAGAATGAAGATGAGGGCCCTGAGCATGCAGAGCCAGACAAGCTGTTGTTGGGAAGCTCCAAAGGAGACATTTCCCAGTGTCTTGATGAGGATCAGGCTTGCGAGAGCCCTCGGGGGGAAAACCAGGCCTGCCTAAGGGAGTCTTTCTTGACGTCTCGCACTGAGGCCCTAACCCACAAGAGCCTGCGCCCCCGGGagaggcccagcccctgccaggactGTGGGAAGAGTTTCCAGCAGCGGGTCAACCTCTTGGCCCACCAGCGCAGCCACACGGGCAAGAGGGCTCACCCATGCCCAGATTGCGGGCGACGCTTTGGGGCCTTCTCCAATCTCCTGCGGCACCAACGGGCACATGTGGGCGAGAAGCCCTACCAGTGCCCTGACTGCGGGAAGGGCTTTGGGCACAGCTCAGCCCTGGTGACCCAccggcgcatccacacaggggagaagccataccgCTGCCCTGACTGCGGCAAGCGCTTCAACGTGGTCTCCAATCTGGTCCGCCACCAGCGAagccacacaggggagaagccctaCACGTGCCCTGACTGTGGGCGGCGCTGCAGCCAGCGTTCCCACCTTGTCACCCACCGGCGGCTGCACACAGGTGAGCGCCCCTATGCCTGCCGGGACTGCGGCAAGAGCTTCAATGTCAGTTCTGACCTCATCAAGCACCGGCGCACCCACACTGGGGAGCGCCCCTATGCATGTGGGGACTGCGGCCGGCGCTTTAGCGGCAGCTCCAACCTCATCACTCACCAGCGCCTGCACACGGGCGAGCGCCCCTATGTGTGCCCCGACTGTGGCAAGGGCTTCACCATCAGCTCCAAGCTCATTGCCCACCAGCGCACCCACACTGGAGAGCGCCCCTACGCATGCACAGACTGCGGCCGGGGCTTCAGCGACCGGCCCCACCTGGTGCGGCACCAGAGCACCGCCCGCCGGGAGAAGCGCTACACATGCTCAGACTGCGGGAAGGGCTTCACCACCAGCTCCTACCTGCTCACCCACCAGCGCAGTCACACGGGTGAGACGCCCTTCATTTGTggggactgtgggaagagcttcgccgTGGTCTCTAACCTGGTGCGACACCGGCGAgtccacacgggggagaaaccCTTCCGGTGTGGGGAATGTGGGCGGCAGTACAGCCAGCGGGCTCACCTTACCACCCACCAGCGCGTCCATACTGGCGAGCGCCCCTACGTCTGCCTGGACTGCGGGAAGGGCTTCAATGTCAACTCCTCCCTCACCAAGCACCGGCGTGTCCACACCGGAGAGAAGCCTTATGTCTGCCCAGACTGTGGCAAGCGCTTCAGCCAGAGCTCCAATGTCATCACCCACCGCCGCCTGCACCATGGGGAGGACACCCAGCATGCCCTGGACCAGACCCGGCAGCAGGATTGA